The Pocillopora verrucosa isolate sample1 chromosome 14, ASM3666991v2, whole genome shotgun sequence genome has a segment encoding these proteins:
- the LOC136278319 gene encoding uncharacterized protein, whose product MPDPPPSSSETQGQQILPPMMQGIQPPTGLILSARNKAVSWKVYKQQWENYSIVAQLERQTEGHRVASFLYSIGPDAVKIYNSFDLSEANRRKLSEIIKEFDKFAIGETNETYERYVFNSRDQKEGDSIDTYVGELRTLAQSCNFCTCLHDTLIRDRIVLGLRDGGRRKRLLRQGKVTLQKCIEMVKSDEVSNTHLKNMDQTTPEPQDAHKVKTTKIKKSERKNPKQTSRDNPNRKHNDEKMSTSGKPCDFCGRKHRKGRANCAAWGRVCGTCGKKNHFASQCKAKEKAPARKNSFIGCPQSQR is encoded by the coding sequence atgCCAGATCCACCACCGTCTTCGAGCGAAACTCAAGGACAACAGATTCTCCCGCCGATGATGCAAGGAATACAGCCACCTACAGGCCTAATCCTGTCGGCAAGAAACAAGGCTGTAAGCTGGAAAGTCTACAAGCAGCAATGGGAGAACTACTCGATCGTAGCACAGCTAGAAAGGCAAACAGAAGGGCACAGAGTGGCATCATTTCTCTACTCTATAGGGCCTGATGCGGTCAAGATTTACAACAGCTTTGATTTGAGCGAAGCGAACCGGCGCAAGCTGTCGGAGATAATCAAGGAATTTGACAAGTTTGCGATTGGAGAAACCAATGAAACGTATGAACGCTACGTATTCAATAGCCGTGACCAGAAAGAAGGCGATTCCATTGATACATACGTAGGAGAACTGAGAACACTTGCACAATCATGCAATTTCTGCACGTGTCTACACGACACACTTATCCGCGATCGGATCGTTCTTGGCCTACGCGACGGAGGCAGGCGCAAACGTCTATTGCGTCAGGGCAAAGTAACGTTGCAAAAGTGCATTGAGATGGTGAAGAGTGATGAAGTCTCGAACACACATCTAAAGAATATGGACCAGACTACTCCAGAACCTCAAGATGCCCATAAAGTGAAAAcaacgaaaataaagaaatcagaACGCAAAAATCCGAAGCAAACAAGCCGAGATAATCCGAACCGGAAACATAATGATGAAAAGATGTCTACGAGTGGCAAGCCGTGTGATTTCTGTGGGAGAAAACATCGTAAAGGTAGAGCAAATTGTGCTGCTTGGGGCCGCGTTTGTGGGACATGTGGAAAGAAGAACCATTTTGCGTCCCAGTGCAAAGCAAAAGAGAAAGCACCAGCGAGGAAGAATTCCTTTATTGGTTGTCCTCAAAGCCAAAGATGA
- the LOC131779145 gene encoding uncharacterized protein: MQRDKEARYSLFSMNKFHYLNVPRVGIFLVYNDFECAFKCLQHPSCFSVNLATKGKLWCELLSSDKYSDPKEFRQDKSWHYFYIVNTSTENHCKNKDPYQNDGTHTANCSLYPAAFVGLRNSTDIDECVEGSHNCSPNAFCNKTKESHNCKCKPGYIGNGRECKGVTSCNEIHQNGIADISSVVTLIVDSKPVSVLCHMGDFGCGDGGWTPVFKIDGRKATFRYSSPYWSDYEEFNQVGGKTGFDEQESKLPTYWNTSFTKICLGMMIEQQLRFTVINKEGDSLHSLIADGEFRAIPLGRQTWKSLIGSRASLQLNCNKEGFNAGGDTARYSKARIGIVGNFENECNSCNSRIGFGSEGRPDDSNTCGNEANPRGPDNGEKHIKAMGYIFVQ; encoded by the exons ATGCAACGAGACAAAGAGGCAAGATACAGTCTGTTTTCTATGAACAAGTTCCATTATTTGAATGTGCCCAGAGTTGGAATATTTTTGGTGTACAACGACTTTGAATGTGCCTTTAAATGCCTTCAACATCCTTCATGTTTCTCTGTGAACCTTGCTACTAAAGGGAAACTATGGTGCGAGTTACTGTCATCTGATAAGTACAGCGACCCCAAGGAATTCAGACAAGACAAAAGTTGGCATTACTTTTACATTGTG AACACTTCAACTGAAAATCATTGCAAGAACAAAGACCCCTATCAAAATGATGGTACCCACACAGCTAACTGTTCTCTGTATCCTGCTGCATTTGTGGGTTTGAGGAACTCAACAG ACATTGATGAGTGTGTCGAAGGTTCACACAACTGCAGTCCTAATGCCTTTTGCAACAAAACCAAGGAGTCGCACAACTGTAAATGTAAACCTGGATATATTGGGAATGGGCGAGAGTGCAAAG GGGTTACATCGTGTAACGAGATCCATCAAAATGGCAT CGCCGATATTAGTAGTGTGGTTACCCTTATTGTTGACTCTAAACCAGTCTCTGTTCTCTGTCACATGGGTGATTTTGGATGTGGAGATGGTGGATGGACGCCGGTTTTTAAGATTGACGGCCGTAAG GCAACCTTTCGCTATAGTTCCCCTTACTGGAGTGATTATGAGGAATTCAACCAAGTAGGAGGCAAGACTGGTTTTGACGAGCAGGAATCAAAGCTACCTACCTACTGGAACACGTCTTTcaccaagatctgtctcggtatgatgATCGAACAACAGCTCAGGTTCACTGTCATCAACAAAGAGGGTGACTCTCTGCACTCTCTCATTGCTGACGGAGAATTCCGTGCCATTCCTTTGGGTCGTCAAACATGGAAGTCACTGATTGGTTCAAGGGCCTCTTTGCAACTCAACTGCAACAAGGAAGGGTTTAATGCAGGTGGTGACACTGCCAGATATTCCAAAGCAAGGATTGGTATTGTTGGCAACTTTGAAAACGAATGCAACTCATGTAACTCAAGGATTGGATTTGGTTCGGAAGGTAGACCTGATGACTCGAACACTTGCGGAAACGAGGCGAACCCGAGGGGTCCAGATAATGGAGAGAAGCATATCAAAGCCATGGGATATATCTTTGtgcagtga